The genomic stretch GGGCTACCCCGGCGGCCCGGCCATCAGCGAGGCCGCCACGCGCGGCGACCCGAACGCCGTGCCGTTCAAGGAACCCCTGAAGGGTCAGAGTGGCTTCGACTTCAGCTTCAGCGGCCTGAAGACGGCGGCGCTGCTCGCCCACCGCGCGGGGGCCACGCCGGAGAACCTCGCGGCGAGCTTCCAGCGGGCCGCCGTGCAGACCCTCGTGAACACCACCGTCCGCGCAGCAGAGGCCACCGGGCGCACCACGGTCGTCGTGTCCGGCGGGGTGGCCGCCAACCGCGCCCTGCGCGATGCGTTCGCCACCACCGGCCTGCACGTCGTGTTCCCCGGCAGGGGCCTGAACACCGACAACGGCGCCATGATCGCCCTGGCGGGCGCCGCCGCCATCCAGGCCGGACGCCCCGCCAGCGCTCTGGACGGCGGCGCGACCGCGTACGCGCCCCTGGCGAACGCCTGAAGGGGGAGGCGGGTTGTGGGGAGCAGGGAGTGGGAAAAGAAAGGGGCGGCCTCAGCGGGCCGCCTCTGCTGTGTTCTGTTCCTACATCCCACAACCCACTGCCTACACCCCTGCGTCAGGCACTCTTGGCTTTCTGCGCGTCGCGGGCTTCCTGCGCGAGCTGGCGGCGCAGGATCTTCATGGCGGCCGTCTTGGGCAGTTCCGCGCGGAATTCGACGCTGCGGGGCACCTTGTAGGCGCTGAGGATCTCGCGGCAGTGGGCGATGATGTCGCCCTCGGTGGCGGTCGCGCCGGGTTTCAGGGCGACGACGGCGTGGACGCTCTCGCCGCGGTACGCGTCGGGCAGGCCGACGGCGGCGGCTTCCAGCACGGCCGGGTGGCTGATCAGGGCTTCCTCGACCTCGCGGGGGTAGATGTTGAAGCCCCCGGCGATGATCAGGTCCTTCTTGCGGTCCACGATCCGGAAGTACCCGTCGGGGTCCATGGTGGCCATATCGCCGGTCATGAGCCAGGTCAGGCCGTGGGCCTGCACGAGGGTCTTGGCGGTCTCGTCGGGTTTCTGCCAGTAGCCTTTCATGATCATGGGGCCCGCGATCCACAGTTCGCCGACCTCGCCGGGCGCGACCATCTGCCCGTCGTCCCCGACGACGATGGCGTGCACGCCGGGGAAGGGAATGCCGATGCTGCCCTCGCGCTGCTCGCCGTAGATGGGGTTGGTGTGCGTGCAGGGGCTCGCCTCGGTCAGGCCGTAGCCCTCGACGAGGTTCGCGCCGTTCGTGATCTCACGGAACTTGCGGGCCGTCTCGATCAGCAGGGGCGCGCTGCCGCTGATGCACGCGCGGATGCTGGTCAGGTCGTACTTGGGCGTGTCCGGGTGGTTGTTGATGGCGTTGTACAGCGTGGGGACGGCCGGGAAGAGGGTCGCGCGGGTCTGCTGCACGGCCTTGAGGGTCATGGGCAGGTCGCGGGGGTTGGGGATCAGGACGATGGTCGCGCCGATCAGGACGCTGAGGTTCATGGCGACCGTCATGCCGTACACGTGGAAGAACGGAATGGACGCCAGGGTCGTTTCCTGCCCTTCGCGCAGGTCGGTCATCCAGCAGCGGGCCTGCTCGCAGTTGGACACGAGGTTCCCGTGCGTGAGCATGGCGCCCTTGGGCACGCCGGTGGTGCCGCCGGTGTACTGGAGCAGCGCCACGTCGTCGGCGTTCAGGGTGACGGGCTGCGGCGTGGGGGTCTGCGACGCGATGACCTTGCGCATGGACAGCACCCGCTCGCCGAAGGGCACGTTCACCCAGGTGCCCTCACGTTTGGCCTTCACGGGGTACAGCAGGTTCTTGGGGAAGCTCAGGGCGTCCTGCACGCCGGTCACGAGCACGCGCCTGACGTTCACGCGGCTCTGGATCTCGGCGTAGCGGGGGTAGAAGCTGTCGAAGATGACCAGCGTCTCGCTGCCGCTGTCCTGCAGCTGGTGCTCGAGTTCGCTGGGCGTGTACATCGGGCTGGTGTTCACGGCGACCGCGCCCGCGAGCAGCGTGCCGTAGAAGGCCACCACGAACTGCGGGGTGTTCGGCAGCATGATGGACACGCGGTCGCCGGGCTGCACGCCCATCTTCTGCAGGCCGGACGCGAAGCGCTGCACCTGCTGCCACAGGTCGCGGTAGCTGGTGGTGGCCCCCACGAAGCTCAGGGCCACGCGGTCCGGGTACTTCTGGGCGGTGCGTTCGAGCAGCTGCGGGAGGGTCAGGCCGCTGGGGCGGAAGGTGTGGGGCACGCCAGCTTCGTAGTGGGCGAGCCAGGGCTGGGAGAGGGCAGGTTGCGTCATGTCACTCCTCGGGGTGGGGGGTGGGTGCCCTGGGGGGCGGCTCCCGGTCTCCGCGCCGCGTGTGGGCGGGAGGGGCGGGTGATCTCGGCCGATCGGGTGGCCTGTTGGGCCGGGTCTGAAATTAAACCAAGTATAAACATTGGCGCGGCGGCTTCAAGGGTGCCCACCCGGCCTGCCTGACGGGTGGCCCGCCCCGCCACGCGCGCGCGGCGCCGTCCAGCAGCCCTCCGGAGGGACCCCACCCATCTGCTGTGCCTGCCAGGGGAACAACACCTGCCGCCGGGCATGAAGGCCCCCTCACCCACCCCGCACCCGGCCCGACCACCCCGCCCGCCACGCTGAACGCCATGAGCGACGACCGGCCCACCCCGCGCCTCCCGGACCTCGACCACGCCCCCTACCTGCGCGCGGCCCTCGACCTCGCCCGGGAGGGACAGGCGGCCGGCAGCTCCCCCGTCGGGGCCGTTCTCGTGAACCACGAGGGCCAGATCATCGCGCGGGGCCGCAACCGCGTCGGCGAAGCCCAGACCCCGGAGCACGTCGGGAACGCCAGCGTCGCCCACGCCGAGATGGACCTGTACTTCCAGGTCGGGAAGCTCGAAGATCCTCACACCCTGACCCTGTACACCAGCCTGGAACCCTGCCTGATGTGCGGGGGCGCCAGCGCCCTGCTGGGCGTCGGGCGGATCGTGTGGGCGACTGATGATCCCTGGGGCGGCTCGGGCCGCCTGATCAGGTGGACCGATCACCCCGCCATGCAGGACACCCAGGTCGTGCCCACCCCGGAAGCCCACCTGGAACGCGAGGGGGCGCTGCTCTTCGCGCCCGAGGCGAAACGTGCCTTCCCCGACGAGGGCTGGCAGCTGTGGCGCACCCGCTACCCCCGGGAGACCGCGCCTGCCGACCAGACCGACGTGGAACAGCCCTGAACAGACCGGACCGGCAGCAGGTCAGCACGCCCAGCCCGCCGATCGGAACCCGTCCATCGGCGCGCGGCGCCCGGAGGCTGTCCAGGCCTCACAATAGGCGCATGACTGTCCTCGTCGTCGGCAGCGTCAACGCGGACCTCACCGTCCGCACCCCCCGCATTCCCGCCCCGGGTGAAACCGTCCTGGGTGGGGACGCCGTCACCTCGCCCGGCGGCAAGGGCGCCAATCAGGCGGTCGCGGCGGCCCGAGCCGGTGCCGACGTGACGCTGACCGGCGCGGTCGGCCAGGACGCCTTCCGCGAGGTGGCCCTGCGCGGCCTGCACGCGGCCGGCGTGAACCTGGGCGGCCTGCACACCCTGGACGCCCCCACCGGACTGGCCCTGATCACCGTGTCCGCGCACGGCGAGAACGCCATCACGGTCGCCAGCGGCGCGAACGCGCACCTGACCCCCACGCACCTGCCCAGTGACCTGGTCGGCGTGACCCACCTCCTGCTGCAACAGGAACTCCCGCCCGAAGTGACCCTGCACGCCGCCCGGGCGGCGCGTGACGCGGGCATCCCCGTCCTGCTGAATGCCGCCCCCACCCGCGACCTGCCCGGCGACCTGCTGCGCTGCGTCACGCACCTGATCGTGAACGAACATGAACTCGCTGCGCTGCGCCCCGAGGGCACCAACCTGGAACGGCAGGCCCACAGCCTCCTCGAACGCGGCCTGCAGGCCGTGACCGTCACGCTGGGCGCGCAGGGCAGCGTCACCGTCACCCCGGGCGGCACCCACCGCCTCCCCGCGTACCCAGTGCACCCCGTGGACACCACGGGCGCCGGCGATACCTTCTGCGGCGTCCTGGCCGCTCGACTCGCGCAGGGTGACCCGCTGCCCGGCGCGCTGCGGGCCGCCGGGATCGCCGCCGCGCTGACCTGCACCCGCCCCGGCGCGCAGGACGCCATGCCGGACTGGGCAGAGGTGCAGGCCATCCTCACGCCAGCCTGACCGCCCCCCCGGCCCGATTGACCCTGGCCCCACGCGGCGGCCTTGGGCTACGCTCGGCGCATGCGCTACCGCACCTTCGCCGAACACGACTACGACGCCCTGCAGGCCCTCGATCTGGTCGTGCAGCGCGCCCACACCCCCGCCTTCGACACCCTGGCCGAACGGGAACGCGCCGGGCGACTGCACACCAGCCTCCCCGCCCTGAAGTTCTACGAACGCAGCGAACACTCCTTCGTGGCCGAGGAGGACGGCACCCTGCACGGCTTCATCTTCGCGCAGTCGGTCTGGCAAGGCGACCGGCCCATCGTGCTCGTCCGTGCACTCAGCGTCCACCCCGACGCGCCCGCCGGGGTCAGCGAGGCGCTGCTGCACGCCACCGTGA from Deinococcus soli (ex Cha et al. 2016) encodes the following:
- a CDS encoding long-chain-fatty-acid--CoA ligase, coding for MTQPALSQPWLAHYEAGVPHTFRPSGLTLPQLLERTAQKYPDRVALSFVGATTSYRDLWQQVQRFASGLQKMGVQPGDRVSIMLPNTPQFVVAFYGTLLAGAVAVNTSPMYTPSELEHQLQDSGSETLVIFDSFYPRYAEIQSRVNVRRVLVTGVQDALSFPKNLLYPVKAKREGTWVNVPFGERVLSMRKVIASQTPTPQPVTLNADDVALLQYTGGTTGVPKGAMLTHGNLVSNCEQARCWMTDLREGQETTLASIPFFHVYGMTVAMNLSVLIGATIVLIPNPRDLPMTLKAVQQTRATLFPAVPTLYNAINNHPDTPKYDLTSIRACISGSAPLLIETARKFREITNGANLVEGYGLTEASPCTHTNPIYGEQREGSIGIPFPGVHAIVVGDDGQMVAPGEVGELWIAGPMIMKGYWQKPDETAKTLVQAHGLTWLMTGDMATMDPDGYFRIVDRKKDLIIAGGFNIYPREVEEALISHPAVLEAAAVGLPDAYRGESVHAVVALKPGATATEGDIIAHCREILSAYKVPRSVEFRAELPKTAAMKILRRQLAQEARDAQKAKSA
- a CDS encoding DUF1999 domain-containing protein gives rise to the protein MRYRTFAEHDYDALQALDLVVQRAHTPAFDTLAERERAGRLHTSLPALKFYERSEHSFVAEEDGTLHGFIFAQSVWQGDRPIVLVRALSVHPDAPAGVSEALLHATVKSAYDTAVYEVHYPVTPELRAAAAAESAVLTGAYAITHLGTRAQTAPGERLDGQPADDHLSTPPAQGA
- a CDS encoding ribokinase, with translation MTVLVVGSVNADLTVRTPRIPAPGETVLGGDAVTSPGGKGANQAVAAARAGADVTLTGAVGQDAFREVALRGLHAAGVNLGGLHTLDAPTGLALITVSAHGENAITVASGANAHLTPTHLPSDLVGVTHLLLQQELPPEVTLHAARAARDAGIPVLLNAAPTRDLPGDLLRCVTHLIVNEHELAALRPEGTNLERQAHSLLERGLQAVTVTLGAQGSVTVTPGGTHRLPAYPVHPVDTTGAGDTFCGVLAARLAQGDPLPGALRAAGIAAALTCTRPGAQDAMPDWAEVQAILTPA
- a CDS encoding nucleoside deaminase gives rise to the protein MSDDRPTPRLPDLDHAPYLRAALDLAREGQAAGSSPVGAVLVNHEGQIIARGRNRVGEAQTPEHVGNASVAHAEMDLYFQVGKLEDPHTLTLYTSLEPCLMCGGASALLGVGRIVWATDDPWGGSGRLIRWTDHPAMQDTQVVPTPEAHLEREGALLFAPEAKRAFPDEGWQLWRTRYPRETAPADQTDVEQP